From a single Kitasatospora azatica KCTC 9699 genomic region:
- a CDS encoding DUF202 domain-containing protein, translating into MNERPDPVRDPGLQAERTVLAWSRTAMVLAVNAALVLRTGLVKAEPGLTALGALLAAAACALYAFGVRRRRELELGPEPRAVRAAPLRAVAATIALVAVATVWAVLLSR; encoded by the coding sequence ATGAACGAGCGCCCGGACCCGGTCCGCGATCCCGGCCTGCAGGCCGAGCGGACGGTGCTCGCCTGGAGCCGCACCGCCATGGTCCTGGCCGTGAACGCCGCGCTGGTGCTGCGGACCGGTCTGGTGAAGGCCGAACCGGGGCTGACCGCGCTCGGCGCGCTGCTGGCCGCCGCGGCCTGCGCGCTGTACGCGTTCGGGGTGCGGCGCCGCCGGGAGCTGGAGCTGGGGCCCGAGCCGCGGGCGGTGCGGGCCGCGCCGCTGCGCGCGGTCGCGGCCACGATCGCGCTGGTCGCGGTGGCCACCGTGTGGGCGGTACTGCTCTCC
- a CDS encoding YidH family protein, protein MPEPAWRKEDEDPDYRFSLANERTFLAWIRTALALLAGAIAIDQLTPKLAPAAVRAALAVVLALGGAGLGAAAYRRWAMVERAMRAGRGLPHTHALLVLTVCVAVAAVVFCVLIVGYSG, encoded by the coding sequence ATGCCCGAGCCCGCTTGGCGCAAGGAGGACGAGGACCCCGACTACCGCTTCTCGCTGGCCAACGAGCGCACCTTCCTGGCCTGGATACGGACGGCGCTGGCGCTGCTGGCGGGCGCGATCGCGATCGACCAGCTGACCCCCAAGCTCGCCCCAGCCGCGGTGCGGGCCGCGCTCGCGGTGGTGCTGGCGCTCGGCGGGGCCGGCCTCGGCGCGGCGGCGTACCGGCGCTGGGCCATGGTGGAGCGGGCGATGCGGGCAGGGCGGGGGCTGCCGCACACCCACGCCCTGCTGGTGCTGACGGTCTGCGTGGCGGTGGCGGCGGTGGTCTTCTGCGTGCTGATCGTCGGGTACTCCGGATGA
- a CDS encoding class I adenylate-forming enzyme family protein: MTTPSSSSLAVVARVQAALSAPGTPFHAVETPRGRRYVNGPAVLRDFLESTRAHGDRPFLVLDDSSHTFASHYAAAAALAHRCLAEYGLRPGDRVAIAMRNLLEWQVAFWATQLAGLIAVPLNAWWEAEELAHALDDCRPGLLVTDPERAERVAPWLAAQPERPWLLTVGVPGPATGERVERFEELPPPADGVSAPEVAISPEDDATIMYTSGTTGRPKGVVATQSAWCAATVGPRFFAATSALTAGRDLARIQPQTVLLTFPFFHVAAFTTLFPLMSNGGTAVLMRKWDPATALELITRHRVTTYSGVPATALGLLDAADATEHRLPGLAMINTGGAAAPPDLARRIRRRFDGRVEARNGYGLTETCGGVIANVGARYLEHPDSIGRPCPALAVRIADGAGQALPDGEVGELWLRGQAVFRGYWNQPEATAAAFTEDWFHTGDLACVRDGEIYVVDRLKDLVIRGGENVYCVEVEGVLHDHPAVADVAVLGLPHPLLGEEVAAVVRLRPGATADATELRAHVGARLAAFKVPAHVFFRIEPLPRNPTGKIIKRTLRAELGGGPVS; the protein is encoded by the coding sequence ATGACCACCCCGTCCAGCAGCTCGCTCGCCGTCGTCGCCCGGGTGCAGGCCGCGCTCTCGGCCCCCGGCACGCCGTTCCACGCCGTCGAGACGCCACGGGGCCGACGGTACGTCAACGGGCCCGCCGTGCTGCGCGACTTCCTGGAGTCCACCAGGGCGCACGGCGACCGCCCCTTCCTGGTGCTGGACGACAGCAGCCACACCTTCGCCTCGCACTACGCGGCCGCCGCCGCGCTGGCGCACCGCTGTCTGGCCGAGTACGGGCTGCGCCCCGGCGACCGGGTGGCGATCGCGATGCGCAACCTGCTGGAGTGGCAGGTCGCGTTCTGGGCCACCCAGCTGGCCGGGCTGATCGCGGTGCCGCTGAACGCCTGGTGGGAGGCCGAGGAGCTGGCCCACGCGCTGGACGACTGCCGGCCCGGGCTGCTGGTCACCGATCCCGAGCGGGCCGAGCGGGTGGCGCCCTGGCTGGCCGCCCAGCCCGAGCGGCCCTGGCTGCTGACCGTCGGGGTACCCGGTCCCGCGACCGGCGAGCGGGTCGAGCGGTTCGAGGAGCTGCCGCCCCCCGCTGACGGTGTGTCGGCCCCCGAGGTGGCGATCTCCCCCGAGGACGACGCCACCATCATGTACACCTCCGGCACCACCGGCCGCCCCAAAGGCGTGGTCGCCACCCAGTCCGCCTGGTGCGCGGCCACCGTGGGCCCGCGCTTCTTCGCCGCCACCTCGGCGCTGACCGCCGGCCGGGACCTCGCCCGGATCCAGCCGCAGACGGTCCTGCTGACCTTCCCGTTCTTCCACGTGGCCGCCTTCACCACGCTCTTCCCCCTGATGAGCAACGGCGGCACGGCGGTGCTGATGCGCAAGTGGGACCCGGCGACGGCCCTGGAGCTGATCACCCGGCACCGGGTCACCACCTACAGCGGGGTGCCGGCCACCGCCCTGGGCCTGCTCGACGCGGCCGATGCCACGGAGCACCGGCTGCCCGGCCTGGCGATGATCAACACCGGTGGCGCCGCCGCCCCGCCGGACCTGGCCAGGCGGATCCGCCGCCGGTTCGACGGCCGGGTCGAGGCCCGCAACGGCTACGGGCTCACCGAGACCTGCGGCGGAGTGATCGCCAACGTCGGCGCCCGCTACCTGGAACACCCCGACAGCATCGGCCGCCCTTGCCCCGCGCTCGCGGTGCGGATCGCGGACGGCGCGGGGCAGGCGCTGCCCGACGGCGAGGTCGGCGAGCTGTGGCTGCGCGGGCAGGCCGTGTTCCGCGGCTACTGGAACCAGCCCGAGGCCACCGCCGCCGCCTTCACCGAGGACTGGTTCCACACCGGCGACCTGGCCTGCGTGCGGGATGGCGAGATCTACGTGGTCGACCGGCTCAAGGACCTGGTGATCCGCGGCGGCGAGAACGTGTACTGCGTGGAGGTCGAGGGCGTGCTGCACGACCACCCGGCGGTCGCGGACGTCGCGGTGCTCGGCCTGCCGCACCCGCTGCTGGGCGAGGAGGTCGCGGCGGTGGTCCGGCTGCGCCCGGGCGCGACCGCCGACGCGACGGAGCTGCGCGCGCACGTCGGTGCCCGGCTGGCCGCCTTCAAGGTCCCGGCGCACGTGTTCTTCCGGATCGAGCCGCTGCCGCGCAACCCGACCGGGAAGATCATCAAGCGGACGCTGCGGGCCGAGCTCGGCGGTGGTCCGGTCAGTTGA
- a CDS encoding acyl-CoA dehydrogenase family protein: MRRTVYNEDHEAFRATIRDFIAKEVVPVHESWEAAGHPPREFYKKLGDLGVFGIEVPEEYGGAGETGFKYQAIITEEVHRAGVSFGSSGVHTGLVLPYLLEYANEEQKQRWLPDFVSGDRMTAIAMTEPGTGSDLAGITTTAKLSEDGTHYVLNGAKTFITGGVVADMVLVVARTSPYDPANRRAGMSILCVDTKSEGYSVGRKLEKIGLRTSDTAELSFVDVKVPVADLLGEEGKAFSYLTHNLVQERLAIAVGGYAAAAAAVNFALKYVKERKVFGQAVADFQNTKFVLADCKSQVTAMEAMVDQALELYQNGQLTVADAAEAKLFCTEAASVVIDKCLQLHGGYGYILEYPIARLYTDNRVFRIYGGTSEVMKTIIAKSLGL; this comes from the coding sequence GTGCGCCGGACTGTGTACAACGAGGACCACGAGGCGTTCCGCGCCACCATCCGCGACTTCATCGCCAAGGAGGTCGTCCCGGTCCACGAGAGCTGGGAGGCCGCCGGCCACCCGCCGCGCGAGTTCTACAAGAAGCTCGGCGACCTGGGCGTCTTCGGCATCGAGGTGCCGGAGGAGTACGGCGGCGCGGGCGAGACCGGCTTCAAGTACCAGGCGATCATCACCGAGGAGGTCCACCGCGCGGGCGTGAGCTTCGGCTCCTCCGGCGTGCACACCGGCCTGGTGCTGCCGTACCTGCTGGAGTACGCCAACGAGGAGCAGAAGCAGCGTTGGCTGCCGGACTTCGTCTCCGGCGACAGGATGACCGCGATCGCGATGACCGAGCCGGGCACCGGTTCCGACCTCGCCGGCATCACCACCACCGCCAAGCTCTCCGAGGACGGTACGCACTACGTCCTCAACGGCGCCAAGACCTTCATCACCGGCGGCGTGGTCGCCGACATGGTCCTGGTGGTCGCCCGCACCAGCCCGTACGACCCGGCCAACCGCCGGGCCGGCATGTCCATCCTCTGCGTGGACACCAAGTCCGAGGGCTACTCGGTCGGCCGCAAGCTGGAGAAGATCGGCCTGCGCACCTCCGACACCGCCGAGCTCTCCTTCGTCGACGTCAAGGTCCCGGTGGCCGACCTGCTCGGCGAGGAGGGCAAGGCGTTCAGCTACCTGACCCACAACCTGGTGCAGGAGCGCCTGGCGATCGCGGTCGGCGGCTACGCGGCGGCCGCGGCGGCGGTCAACTTCGCGCTGAAGTACGTCAAGGAGCGCAAGGTCTTCGGCCAGGCGGTGGCCGACTTCCAGAACACCAAGTTCGTGCTGGCCGACTGCAAGTCCCAGGTCACCGCGATGGAGGCGATGGTCGACCAGGCCCTGGAGCTGTACCAGAACGGCCAGCTGACCGTGGCGGACGCCGCCGAGGCCAAGCTCTTCTGCACCGAGGCGGCCTCGGTCGTCATCGACAAGTGCCTGCAGCTGCACGGCGGTTACGGCTACATCCTGGAGTACCCGATCGCCCGTCTCTACACCGACAACCGGGTGTTCCGGATCTACGGCGGAACCAGCGAGGTCATGAAGACGATCATCGCCAAGTCGCTCGGTCTGTAG